From the Mya arenaria isolate MELC-2E11 chromosome 17, ASM2691426v1 genome, the window ATGCAACACTTTTAACGCTCTCTCTCAGTCTCGGTTTCATTATGACTCGATTGACAGAAATGGTACACGTAGATGCAATACCGGTAATCCTCTCTCAGTCTCGGTTTGACTGTGACGGTCGATTTACAGTAATGATGTatatgcaaaactgtaatcgcTCTCTCCGTCACATTTTATTGTGACTGTCTATTGGAAGCAATATGAGACAACGAATAGATGATATTTGTTGACTTTCGGTGTAAGATCAACATTAAAATCATCGAGTGATGACAGAAAACGATATGTTTTCATTTGGCAGTCACGAGAGGAAATGCATTCTTCTGTGATTACGAGTGTAATTAATTGTGATCTCACACCGAGAATTAACAGCATTGTTTATGCTTTAGTTTGaggaaaatgtcaatttaatcGGCATTTAATGGAAAATCAcgttacaaacataattttgattGTTACGTCAAATAAGTGacttcatttgtatttatttcaaccCGACATAATTAACGCTACTCTACTTATTTGTCGgcagttaaaataaaatcaatgcaaataCCATGAGGTTTCACCTGTGAGCCCAGGATATTTGCTAAtatcagtgtaagatcgtattttattttacgagtGTCATCGAAATCTAAAGATACGATCTTTAACTGTAATGCCTTATTTTTGGATATTGAtttgtattttagtttattCTTTTCTATATACCATCCTTTGCATACCCCTTTGGTACCGTGGGACTCCCTAAGTCATTGTTTCGATCGCCGATGTCGAAGAATGTCATTCCTCCGACGGCTTGTTGATAAATAGTTCTCCAAgtcttttttaaagtttatgtttaatcgTGTGTCAGTGCAAACAATTTAGAAACATTCATCAACTAACTTATGCATTTATGTTCCAAATTATAACAGTCAACGCATAAACCAAATTAATTTGAACAGCGCatgaataaaaatcaaattgcaCTGGTCGCCATTTactgaataaatatttgaaagttcaaacgtgaaacaaataaatggttttTAAATTCGTTAatgatacatgaatatttaaacaaattctgAGATCAATATATCAGTCTGATTCGCATGTAGACGGGTCGTTTTCcaaatgaaatatgaatacCATGCTTCGTTGTTGAAGTTTGACGGGTCTGGGAGTACTAATAGTaagtattttagtttattatcaAGAAATTGTTGTTTGAATATCCCGGAAAGCTCGATGTATAAAGTcagaattttttaaaagatataaaacagATGATATACCATCGAATTTATGTTCGAGCACTTTTCCGTTTGTAATGAGTTTATACAAAAGCAAACGGCGGGCATTAAGCTTCAAAAATACGTTTGAAAAAGAGAATTACCATTCCGCAATAAACGATAAGTTaagtttatttctaaaatacttctttatttaaaaaaacatgttatatatttttcatatcaaacttttattttcgACAAACCTTTCTGTTTTCAAAAGTGAGTTACATAGTGTTGatgcaagggaagtaactagAAGTGGTTTGAAGAAGTTATGAAAGTTGTAATTCTCATTCCTAGTTTTGACTTATAAAGACCGTGTTTCAGAGAAAGCGTAACAGAAAATAGTAATCGTATTTAACTAAGCAACAATGATGCAGGTTGGTGTATGTCTTATCTTTAAAAGAAACTGGTGTtgcaagtttcataaaaaaacaaatttttattgcaaacaaatgTAACACCAAAAATATGACAACAAATGCTTTTTCGTATGTTAGAAGAATCAAAGAAATGCATTTACTCAAAAAATCCTTTGATTTTGACAACAATTTAcgtcaaaataataataataagaattttCAGTATTTCCCGAGGTCCCAACGACTTGGACCTAAtgagttaatgcatacttttataagatttaccttttgcgttttatctttattaaggattgttgggataagagtgaggtttgtgcacataaactggtttaaacccccagtaaatttacattttactgaccgtccaaggcggtacctaacaattcttgataaacatacctatttttttatatatagtatgtatggactgtgctgtttgtggagttttgtgctgttcctctgtttcttgtctgtgattttgtgttctatgtattaggcgtttgcccagtgccactaaaccggatttatgtttaaactttttgctactgagcttgtttctgtagctttgtGCATAAATATTTCGACTGCATAAATATGTGTCTGTCTTTGTTTGTATCTGTTATGTCGTTAGTTCGAGCTCTACCGATGGTAACTTATACTAATACCATTTCTAGTGAGAATAATTTTTATCTGCGAAAAAAGCTCAATATCAGCGTGAGGTCGAgctaaaataaaactttttaactaaattgtgttattttgttGTCACCTCAATATTTCTCCTGTTCTTCCCGGTCTACCCGCACTTGGTCGTATGGGTCTTATCCAATGTTTAGAATTGTCTTTTCCGTATGGCTTCACTAAATGTATGATGAggatttcattttaaacaatttaaaacgaATTTCTGATTGACCATGCCACCTactttttatcacattttagAAAAAGGATTCGGAGGAAAAGACAAATAaccaaataaaagttttaaacaaattataactaatatgtaaaattatagttcatgaaatttgatcACGGGAAATAATTTAACAGAGAGGGTTAACAGTGACACCCTTAACACAAAAACTGCAAGATCAAATCACGTCGTATAATGTATCTGTGAAGATAATATTATGAAATGCCCGCCAACATCTGATGAAAAGCACGCGTGAAACCCACGAGATTCGGTTGCAGCAGCTGGACACGCATCTTGCGCTTCAAAAGGTCCCACACGTGCACGATCGGACTTAAATCCAGACTTTTTGCAGGGCATTGGAGTGTTCGCATGTTGTTTGCTGAAAGATTTAAATCACATGTGTGCTTCCAGCCGCGTGACATGGTACGTTATCCTGTGCCAACATAATACCGCGATTAGCACGGGCATGAGGTAGAAGAACCGTCATTTTAATACCTCATCGCGTTCATGTTTTCTTGAATAGGTACAGTTGGGGTTTTCGTGTCCATGGAAATTCCGGCCCACATAATTATTGAGCCATCCCCATTATACCAGACAGTTCTCATTGTTCCGCTTACCCCGACTACGATGTACGCGATCACGTCTAACATTCCCGCGTAGTGTCATGCATGTCTCGTCAACAAATAACATTGGCCCAGTCCGCCCTTGTGAATCAAAAATGTCGCCTGGTCCACATTGACATTGCCTGCCTGTGCCTTTACAGAATCAAAACACCGCAAGCCGATGGCCCTCAGAAGATTTGTGGGTGGTTTGCGCGGTTTCGTCTGACACATGTATTACGTTCTATCGTCACTGCCGTGATATAAAGATCCTGAAGGTGGTCATTGACAATTTGAAAGTCCTGTAGGGGAGTCTTCACTTTCCTTTTATGGCATCGTCGGAGACTTGCAACAATACCGCTTTGTACGAATTTCGATCACAGAGTCCAAAAACTGAAATATCGCCCATTGAAAAGCAGactaacttaaaaaaaaatcacttatgATTGCTTAAAAAAGGATGTATTTCATTCTATGCCAGGTCAGTCGGATAGTTCATAGGTATCGTATGTGTGACCAACCATGATATTGTTCACAACCGTTTTTGCCTTAGTAAGACTCACCTTTAGGTTGATAGGAAAATATGTTTCTGCTAATATTTTTGCAACTGTTAAAACGACACGTAACATATCTGTCTTATGATggtaaggggggggggggggttgccGGTGCCGGCACGAATCATTTCAACAGCTTGAGCGCGTTTTGCAAAAATACATTCTTACCTTATACAACAACTACCATGTTGTGCACGAGGAACGCGAGTGCTTAAGCTAATTTTGCACTAACCCTTTCCtcattaatgattttgaaaatgaatactttCTTTCTGTACTTcgatacattggctggttcaatacaaaaataaccgaacatttttgattaaatatataaataaaaataaattatattttacaggtGCCATATTAGAAATTCGTTAAAGTGTACTGTGTACAAAATGAACTAAACAATTATGAACGAGGtactgtatatacatatattttttctgagtaatgataataaatctatttttaatatatttattctgtttactttatttcataacgttataaattataaatacatatatagcacatgaatgttttttatcacAGGAAGGAAACTCAAAATACACGAGTGCATGTGCTGCAAAGTTCCTAGTGTCACAgtcaataatataaaaaagagaTATTATGACCTTGTAACGAGATTATAAGTcctaattttaacaaattagaTCCTAATTTGGCGAAAATGCTGCagtctttaatattttttttttatttgttaccgCCTAATAAGGAGATACAATCACATTATTAGGATAAAATAAGTCCTAATCTTAATAAACTAAGAAGTCCTAATTAGAAGAAGTAATGTCCTTATCAGAAGATCTCCTAATTACGAGGTTATTAGATTCGTTATTTAGAGATGCTTATAAGAATAAGATATATCCTAATAACGAGATAGTATATCTTCAAATTATGATACTGTGGCACTGGAACTTCTCGTTAAGTGTTAGGTTTGGTAAGAAGGTAACTTGTGTGTTTTATGTAGGCGTTTTGTCAGCAAGAACAACATCGTGAATTGGACGTATGCACACATACTTCAGTTTCATTTCGCTGTGCTTGTTGGTCGTCAAGCGCGATGCAAACATGGTGATGTGGTAACTCGTCGCATATTTAAGACCCAGTTCAATACCAATGATTCAAAATACCAAATAACTATCCTATTATCACAATAATGTTAAGTAAGTACACATGTTCATCTAGGCGCCCTCTTCTGTAACTTGCGTTCCATTGTGTTGATCTTGCTGGCCAAGTGCTATGCAAACATCACGCAActgaaatgtttgtatatgcATGTACAGTTAGTAAGAAGATTTAGCTTACGATCCGTTTATAACTGAAACCAGTCGGTTTAACTAAGGTCAGATTACCATTTTAAATCGACATCTTTGCCAATGTTTTAAAGAATGTCCCTCCATTGGTTCAACTTATTTTATCTACACTGGACCCTTCTCTACTGAACGTAAAAAGGCGTATACCAAACGTGTTGATAGCTAgcgatatttaaatattaatgataattgtGTAGGTCGTCGTCTGGCGTCTATCGTTGAGTGTGTGTTGGCCATTTTGCGTTTGCTTTGAAAAAGCTTCTTGTTACAATGTTGGCTACTTGAATTTTCTTAACATGTACGTGtattcaaaaatgataaaaaaataagtattttaacatgttttcttGACTCAATGCCCATGCAGAGCCTTTTTCTTTACCTATTTGCATACTCTAcgacaaaagaaaaaaatacgtgtatttattatatgctttccggtgttTTATAGAGTTGTATTAGTGAAACATATCCAGAAACACTACAATGATTTTTTTGCTTCCTATTCTGTGAAACGGTATAtgattctataaacataactaGTAcgattttctgatttttttttaatgataatgttCTGATGATCAAAcgtttgttgacattttgattTTGGAGTTTCTTTGTTTCTCTCATTGACTTGTTTCcaaatataatgtaaatgtttagaCTTAACTTTTAGCCATATTCTTCTAGATTGTCTAACCAAACTCTGAAAAATactagtatttaatatttttttgtctacTTTCACGTTGAACACAGGTAACATCAGAATAGCTTAAATTGTCACTTAATTGTAACCTTGATTTTATCGTGCCCCGATATTCTTCATCGTATTATTATGTGAAACCGGGCTATATCAATTATTCAATAGTTTCATTAGCACTGGTTTAAGGTGTTTTTCAAAcgagtttgtttgtttttttgtcttttataatatataataaaaatactacgGAGGTACATTTGGAGTAATAGTGGTTAAAGTGTCCatctctcaccaaagaggtcgtcggttcgaaccccaccagTTGTTAGGTTTATTTCCAACTCCGTAATGATAACAGTACTGGCTTCTACTCAAGAAACGTATCCTAAACTAATTTATATCAGCTTATAGTTGTCTTCACAATCTAGCTCGATAAAAGTagtataaaacatacatttcttttaaataataacaaacaagtTACCCAGACATAAAATGTCCCTGCTCCGGCACTGGCTTTTCTAGCATCTATTTCAGAATGTTCATCAAGCATCTTTTCCACTTCTTTCTGGACAGATGGTTGTACGCTTACAGTATCAAATTGCCTTACACGTCTTATCATGCTGTCTTTACCAAGTCTGCCCATCAATACTTGAAGATCCTCCCAGtccttaaatgaaaatattcagaAAACACTCGCTTATATTGCTAATTGTCGTCGGTACAAGTAGGTAAAGTAaacatttgttgaataataGATTTGTGCAAATCGctgaaaataattgtgtttgttacttttttgaACGCGTGTCTCTATTGGCGtcgatatatatacatatgatataAAACGAACACGAACATTTTTCGGTTACATGATTTATTTGTCGATGTTTTTTTTGGTCCTTTAAACGAGGGTTTCTCGTTAAATTTAGGCCTTTACCCTGTGCTTCTTAATAAGGTATTAGTTTATATTTTGGCTATAACACTTGTCCCTGTACATTCCTTTACATTGTCAATTGAATGATCAGTCTGTTAGTTTACCTTTAGCTTTGTTAGCAAATATATATCTAGCAAATTGCAGTTTTATCGTGATAGTATTTAGAGGAGCTTGACATGGAAGGACATAACAAGAAAAATTGGATGATGAAGTagtttatgaaatatatgtaaacagaGTATAACCTACTTCAAGATCTGAACGCCTTTCTCCCAACATTAGGAAGGTCGCTCGCATGATGTCTTGAATGATTGGCTGTGGTATTTTATAACTTCGCAACTCAGATATTGTCGGCTGTTTCATCTCAAGGATATCATGTGCAATTTTGTTGAGATGCAACAGATGTTCTCTGATATCTTTAGCCTCATCCAGCTGTTTTGTAAGTTTGTCCCTGAAACGACTTTTCTCTCCCCTGGCGATTGCCTTTTCAAGAGTTTCAAGATGGCGCCTGTTCATGGCGTCTTCGAGTTCTAAATaagatatttcagaaaaatcatatgtttttctctccatcaatatcattaatttatattaactacaatcaatgaatatttcattaattcaaataattatctAAGATACTTGGCTctacaaagaaaacaaagattttctgttttaaagataaagattgaagaaaaagttaaaatatcaaactaGCAAACGATAAGTAATGATCTATATTAAACTCAAAACTGTAATACCTTTTCGGTCTTTCTTGTATTCTAGCGCATCTTCTGCTTTAGCAAGTTCGCCCTTATCTTCCATATCAAGCTTGTGGAAACGTTCAATTTCGCTCTCTAGTTCCGATAGGTTCTTTGTGCCACGGGTCTTAGACAGGTCCGTAACATTTCGTCTTGTTTTCTTTTCCTGCGGTGTCTGAAATGGTGTTAAATTGACAGTATGGTTGTCTGATTCATACCATAAGTAATGGAAATCACAGTTAAACTGGGTAAAATAAACATCTGCATTAAAAATTTCTTTTATCACATAAATTCAATGAGTTAATTTAAACGTGCTGAACCAAAAGCAATTCAATTGAAAGTATTTAACCTCCCATTTCCGCTGACGTTTCTTTTTCCCTGTTTCCGACGTCAATAAGTAGTTACAAACATTGTCATAGTCACTGTGGTTCTTTTGTTGCGCGTGGAGCGCCAATGCATACTCTCCTTCTTCGGGAACGTTCACAGCCACATGTACATTCCTGTTACGTTGTGTAGTCACGCAATATTGCTGTAACTCTTCTTTCGAAATCGTAGAATGAAGTAGTTCGGTCCTCACAACAATGTCCTTCGTCAACTTGAAGTTAAATTCCATATGTTTCTTGATGTTCATCTTCACCAAACCACTTTTGTGTGAGATGGCCTTTATCCCGGCAAGTTCGGTGTCCATAGTAGGCCCGTAACCAACCTTCCCTGGATTGAATGGAAGTGGTTTGACATCATCTTTTACCTCATCAGCTCTGATTTTAAATGCGCACATGTCACCTTCATAACCTTTCCCTCCTACTATCTGTAGCTTATATACTCCAGTTTCGGGAAAGCGAATGCCAAAGTCCCATCTTGAACCAGTTCTGTTCAAGAACACAAAATTGTTTAGTTGCAATGAAGACGAAATCTCTCTTCCTGATTCAACATGATTATAGTACAGTTCATAGTCAAGGGTAATGCCTCTTGGGTCTCCACAAGATATTTCAATATGGCACTCTCCATCTTTTGCAACTAAGCGGCCACTGAACTTACTGCGTATGTCTACTTTTTCATCGAAGTAATAACGGCGGACGTAAGGAATATCACAATATTTGGCAAAGTCCCAGGGCCGGTTTAAAAGTTGCCAACGTTTATCTTTTGCAAACGCatcaaaaatgaacatttcaggGTCGGTAAAGAAGTAATAGTCGTTGAAGTGTTTTATGGTTTTTCCAGATGACTCAACTTCCTTTTCCCTTACAGCCTTTCCTGAATTACAAAAACGTAGAATCACTGTAAGTAC encodes:
- the LOC128223021 gene encoding lim and transglutaminase domain protein ltd-1-like, which codes for MGCSSSSPDTNNNQPVAKKSPKAKSSGSNVGAENETNRKRENNHPELKQEPEIEDVDVPKTEHGYPVAKEPPDRKADIFNPQKLKGVEARARAAPDNLADSYEELIAYLTSECKNDVEKVRALFIWMANQEIDDGNYSNVTGSDTPRGIMKLMKDNRASYSSFFALLCRKAGIQCVIIDGYAKSAGYKVGDSDDDVKKLNNSWNAVYVAGGWRIVFPLWACSAVVGHSTGVYTKVEVKGKAVREKEVESSGKTIKHFNDYYFFTDPEMFIFDAFAKDKRWQLLNRPWDFAKYCDIPYVRRYYFDEKVDIRSKFSGRLVAKDGECHIEISCGDPRGITLDYELYYNHVESGREISSSLQLNNFVFLNRTGSRWDFGIRFPETGVYKLQIVGGKGYEGDMCAFKIRADEVKDDVKPLPFNPGKVGYGPTMDTELAGIKAISHKSGLVKMNIKKHMEFNFKLTKDIVVRTELLHSTISKEELQQYCVTTQRNRNVHVAVNVPEEGEYALALHAQQKNHSDYDNVCNYLLTSETGKKKRQRKWETPQEKKTRRNVTDLSKTRGTKNLSELESEIERFHKLDMEDKGELAKAEDALEYKKDRKELEDAMNRRHLETLEKAIARGEKSRFRDKLTKQLDEAKDIREHLLHLNKIAHDILEMKQPTISELRSYKIPQPIIQDIMRATFLMLGERRSDLEDWEDLQVLMGRLGKDSMIRRVRQFDTVSVQPSVQKEVEKMLDEHSEIDARKASAGAGTFYVWLRDVCIALGQQDQHNGTQVTEEGA